The Nocardioides ginsengisegetis region GTGCGAGGTCCGCGATGACGAGGGCCACGAGGCGCGCCCATGGGCTCAGGGTGCTGGCGGCGACGGCCTGGGCGTACCGAACGTGGGCGGTCGGCGCGCGACGTCGGACCGGGTGCGGGCTGCGGTCGGTCATCGCCGGGCGCCTGGGGACGTCGGGCGGAGGATCGCCCGGAGCCGCTCGCGCTGCTCGGCGGTCAGGGGCGGGGCCTCGTCGACGATCCGGCGAACGTGGGCCGCCATACGGTCATCGGGGATAGGAGTGGGCATTCGGATGCCTTCGCGGTTGAATCACCACGCGAAGGCCATCTGGTCGGGATGTGCCCGGTCGCCGTACCAAGGTCGGGTCGTGATCGGATCAGATGACCGCGGGCAACCACCCCGCTCGCCGCCACTTTCTGGGCGACGCCTCCAGGTCAACGACGGTTAGACCGCCACTAAGAACGTACGTCGGCCCCATGTGCCCGGCAACCGAAGCAACAGAGACTTAGCCCTGCCGCCAGGCGATCCGAACCGACTCCGGGTCGAACCCGGGGCCACGCCTCGCGACCCGGTCCACGTGCACCACGAGACCCAGCGTCTCCAGGACGGCGCGGCGCGCCGCCAGCGCCATCTGGTCCCATCGCTCCCCCGCCTGCGGCCCGGCAAGGGCACGAAGGGTGTCGAGGTCGAGGGATCGGTTCGCTCGGGCGTGGTCGTGCTCGGCGCGCTCGATCTCCGGCCGGAGTCGGGCGGTAATCCGTTCGAGTTGGCGGGAGTCGATCACGCCGTCCGCGTACTGGTCGGCCGCGTCGTCGAGGCGCGTGCGGAGCTCGCGGGCCCGCTCCCCGATCCGGCGCGCCTCGTCGTCGTCGCCGAGTAGCCAGTCGAGGGCGTCGTCTCGGGATAGCCGTTCCATCACGACACCCCGAACGAGGGTGTCGACGCTCGCCTCGTCACGACCGACGCATCCCTTCTCCGCGCACAGGTAGAGGGATTTCTTGGTGCCGTGGCGGGCGTTCCCCTTCACCCCGACCCGCAGATTGCCGCCGCAGACGCCACAGACGCCGATCCCCCACGTCAGTAGGTGCTTGCGGGCACCAGGACGCGTGATCCCGTTGGTCCGGCGTTCTGGGGCCGCCAGCAGAGCGCGGACGCGCTCCAGCTCCTCGACGGTCACGAGGGCCGGCCACGTCCCGGGATAGGTCGTCTCCGTCGCACGCCCCGCATGGTGCACGCGAAGTCCGGCGTTCGCCGGTCGGGTCGCCACCTTCCGCACGGACGTCTTGCCCCATCGGGCCGAGTTGGGTGCCGGCACCCCGCGGGCGTTGAGGTCGTCCGTGATGCCGTGGAGGGACTCGCCGCCGAGGAGTCGGCGCACGATCCCGCGCACGACCTCCCCCTGCTCGGGTTCCTCGACGTACACCGCCGCGCTACCCGTCCCGTCCTTGCGCCACCCGTACCCGAGGGCGCCGTTGGGCCGGCCGTTGCGGGCACGGTCCGCCGCCGCGGCGGCAACCCGCTCGGACTTCACCTCGGACTCCATCGTGTCGAATTCCCCGAGCATCCCGGCCATGCCGCGGCCGTAGGCGTTGGAGAGGTCGAGGTCCTGGCCCTTCACGGTGATGATCCCGACCCGCTGTCGGCCGAGCAGCTCGATCGCTTCCGCCCGCTCGCGACGGTTCCGAAGCAGTCTCGACGTCTGCCACACGACCACGAACTCCACCTCGCCGGCCCGAACGAGGTCTAGCACCTGGGCGTAACCAGGGCGATGCTTGCCACGGAGGGCCGACACGTCGTTGTCGGTGGCCTCGGCCACCACAATCCAGCCACGCGCGATGGCGAGGTCCCGGCAGGCGTCGAGCTGGCGGCGTACCCCGACGCCCTCGCCCGTGACGTCTTCGCTGATGCGGGCGTACAGCACGACCCGCGGACTCGGTGCTGGTGAGGTGTTCACCTTTAGGAATCTACCGTGTTCCCCGGCGGGGTCGGCAACACGTTCGGGGACGAGGCGGCGTTCATCCAGCTGATCGACGAGGTGGAGACGAAGGTCTTCCAGCGGCTTCCCGACGAGACGTGGTTCTACCCGGGCCACGGTGGCGACTCGACGCTGGGCGCGGAGCGTCCGCACCTCGCGGAGTGGCGGGCCCGCGGCTGGTGAGGCCCGGCGTCCTCAGCCGTTGCGCCAGGCCCGGGTGAAGCCGTCGAGGTAGCCGCGGACCGTCTCCTTGTACGGCACCGCGAGGGTGATGCCGTCGCTCACCAGCGACTGGTCGGTCCACCCGGGCGCACCCGTCCAGGCGACGTGCCCGCCGGCGAGCTTGCCGTAGCGGCCGTCCACCACGAGCAGGTTCTGCCCGGTGGCCGCATCCCGGGTCGGGATGTGCGCCCGGGCGAGCTGCCTGCGGATGCCGCCGAGGACCTTGGGCCCCAGGACGGCGGCCACGTCGCAGCCGCGGTCCTGGAGGACGCCGAGGCGCTCGGCGATCAGCCGCCCGCGCTCGCCCGACCACGCCTGTACGGCGATCCGCACGTTGGTCCGGCCGTCGTCGGTGCGCAGACCGCGGGCGTTGCGGCACCCCACCGGCGCGAGCGCCTTGAGCACCGGGTCGTGCCGGCGCCCGGACGGCACGGGGTAGAGCTGCGCCTTGAAGGCGCCCCACGCAAGCACGCGTCGCGGTGACGTGTCGGTGCCGTCCGCGGCGTACCGCGTGAACAGCCGGGCGTAGCCGTCGTACACCGACGACGTCGAAACC contains the following coding sequences:
- a CDS encoding recombinase family protein translates to MNTSPAPSPRVVLYARISEDVTGEGVGVRRQLDACRDLAIARGWIVVAEATDNDVSALRGKHRPGYAQVLDLVRAGEVEFVVVWQTSRLLRNRRERAEAIELLGRQRVGIITVKGQDLDLSNAYGRGMAGMLGEFDTMESEVKSERVAAAAADRARNGRPNGALGYGWRKDGTGSAAVYVEEPEQGEVVRGIVRRLLGGESLHGITDDLNARGVPAPNSARWGKTSVRKVATRPANAGLRVHHAGRATETTYPGTWPALVTVEELERVRALLAAPERRTNGITRPGARKHLLTWGIGVCGVCGGNLRVGVKGNARHGTKKSLYLCAEKGCVGRDEASVDTLVRGVVMERLSRDDALDWLLGDDDEARRIGERARELRTRLDDAADQYADGVIDSRQLERITARLRPEIERAEHDHARANRSLDLDTLRALAGPQAGERWDQMALAARRAVLETLGLVVHVDRVARRGPGFDPESVRIAWRQG